The Fulvivirga ligni genome window below encodes:
- a CDS encoding XRE family transcriptional regulator encodes MRESKFQPERVTMLRELLQMSQVKFAERINISQGALSQIENGKSQISLDTLRSISNELNVNCNWLVNGNGDIFQQEEDEDDATADRRNEKVSIELVHEGDSIIPLVKEEAHAGYIGGYNNPEYLKTLDVYKIPGYQNGNYRLFEIEGESMIPTIYPREIVICSHVEDPTRIENGTLCVIVTSDGIAAKRVYFYENDKSLFILKSDNSKFKTYSIQDKKVSEIWKIEAKITSVFVESGLVDAKRIEKLENNLETLKNEVKKLTDIK; translated from the coding sequence ATGAGAGAAAGCAAATTTCAGCCTGAAAGGGTAACTATGTTACGTGAGTTATTGCAAATGTCGCAGGTAAAGTTTGCTGAAAGAATCAATATTTCTCAAGGCGCCTTATCTCAAATAGAGAATGGTAAATCTCAGATTTCGCTAGATACCCTAAGAAGTATCAGTAATGAGTTAAACGTTAATTGCAACTGGCTGGTTAACGGCAATGGAGATATTTTTCAGCAAGAGGAGGATGAAGATGACGCAACGGCAGACAGGCGAAATGAAAAAGTATCAATTGAGCTAGTTCATGAAGGTGATAGCATTATACCACTGGTAAAAGAAGAAGCCCACGCAGGCTATATAGGTGGTTATAATAACCCTGAGTACCTCAAGACACTAGATGTTTATAAGATTCCGGGATATCAAAATGGCAACTATCGTCTATTTGAGATTGAGGGAGAAAGTATGATCCCAACTATCTACCCTAGAGAGATAGTTATCTGCTCACATGTGGAAGATCCTACCAGAATTGAGAACGGAACGCTATGCGTAATAGTAACATCAGATGGAATAGCTGCTAAGAGGGTTTATTTTTATGAAAATGATAAAAGCCTTTTCATACTAAAGAGTGATAACAGCAAATTCAAAACCTATAGCATTCAAGATAAGAAAGTATCAGAAATATGGAAAATAGAGGCTAAAATCACCTCTGTGTTCGTAGAATCTGGCTTAGTGGATGCTAAGAGAATAGAAAAGCTCGAAAACAATCTGGAAACTCTGAAGAACGAAGTAAAAAAGTTAACTGACATAAAATAA
- a CDS encoding phosphatase PAP2 family protein — MQRTILLFLLSIFILIQPTQAQRTEEDSPYEVIEALEIPLAIVGAGSTAYGFYLLNQKSGSDSLTIANLNINEDVIKFNRHGEPRYSEKASKQSDLLFYGSFPIPFLMLLDKNIRRDAGRISIMYVEALGLTGTIYSMTASHVDKYRPLAYSPDAPMSERMSSKAKNSFYGGHPTITATSLFFVAKVVSDYYPDRKGLHWVLYTAASVATLGNAYLRYRAGKHFLTDLMIGIPIGTLNGILVPQIHKVKNVNMDKINKLSWKVFTGQAHGISLAYKL; from the coding sequence ATGCAAAGAACAATTTTACTATTTCTACTATCCATATTTATTCTTATTCAACCAACCCAAGCCCAAAGAACAGAAGAAGACTCTCCCTATGAAGTAATCGAAGCACTTGAGATACCGCTGGCAATAGTCGGAGCTGGCTCTACAGCCTATGGGTTTTATCTGCTCAACCAAAAATCTGGATCTGACTCGCTTACCATTGCTAACCTTAATATCAATGAAGACGTCATCAAGTTTAATAGGCACGGAGAACCGAGATATAGCGAAAAAGCCAGTAAGCAAAGTGATCTCCTGTTTTATGGATCATTTCCAATACCATTTTTAATGCTTCTTGACAAGAATATCAGAAGAGACGCCGGTCGTATAAGCATCATGTATGTAGAAGCGCTAGGTCTTACAGGTACAATCTATTCTATGACCGCCTCACACGTAGATAAATACAGACCTTTGGCCTATTCACCCGACGCCCCTATGAGCGAGCGGATGTCTAGCAAAGCCAAGAACTCATTTTATGGAGGTCACCCCACTATTACCGCTACATCATTATTCTTTGTGGCTAAGGTAGTGTCTGATTATTACCCTGATAGAAAAGGATTACATTGGGTGCTTTATACTGCCGCAAGTGTGGCTACTTTGGGTAATGCCTATTTGAGGTATAGGGCGGGAAAACACTTTTTAACTGATCTTATGATAGGTATTCCGATCGGTACACTAAACGGTATATTGGTGCCACAAATTCATAAAGTGAAAAATGTGAATATGGATAAGATCAATAAGCTATCATGGAAAGTATTTACAGGTCAAGCTCATGGAATATCACTGGCATATAAGCTGTAA
- a CDS encoding O-methyltransferase, with product MNSNKLHQVFSYLDYWLKAEGKHSLQPPFIFDLYSNVFLNKEKYKDFDQLKHLRKTCKKSSEQIKVTDFGSGSQVAKSNVRSISQIATNGTTKPKYSKLLYRLIKHLKANNILELGTSIGLNTLYLSKATEGKVITLEGDKALSNYALDIFKQEKATNIDLITGNIDQTLTGAISEPIDMAFIDANHSYTPTLQYFEVLKSHIHEGSCIIFDDIHWSKEMEAAWNEIKMAKGVTLSIDIFQFGLVFFKTGLKPQHYILEY from the coding sequence TTGAATTCAAATAAGTTGCACCAGGTTTTTAGCTACCTGGATTATTGGCTTAAAGCAGAAGGCAAGCACTCTTTACAACCACCTTTTATTTTTGATCTTTATAGCAATGTTTTTCTAAATAAAGAAAAGTATAAGGACTTTGATCAATTAAAGCATTTAAGGAAAACCTGTAAAAAGAGTTCAGAACAAATTAAGGTCACTGATTTTGGATCAGGATCTCAAGTGGCAAAGAGTAACGTGAGGAGTATTTCTCAGATTGCCACTAACGGCACTACCAAGCCAAAATATTCTAAACTCCTATATCGCCTTATTAAACATTTAAAGGCCAATAACATCCTTGAGCTGGGTACTTCTATCGGGCTTAATACGCTTTATTTAAGCAAGGCTACTGAAGGAAAAGTAATTACACTGGAAGGTGATAAGGCGTTAAGCAATTACGCTCTCGACATCTTCAAGCAAGAAAAAGCCACGAATATCGATCTGATTACTGGTAATATTGACCAGACTTTAACCGGCGCCATATCTGAGCCTATTGACATGGCATTTATAGATGCTAATCACAGCTATACCCCTACTCTTCAGTACTTCGAGGTTTTAAAATCACATATACACGAAGGTAGCTGTATTATTTTTGATGACATTCATTGGTCTAAAGAAATGGAAGCAGCATGGAATGAGATTAAGATGGCTAAAGGTGTGACGTTAAGTATCGATATCTTCCAGTTCGGACTAGTATTTTTTAAGACTGGCCTAAAGCCACAGCATTATATTTTAGAGTATTAA
- a CDS encoding phosphatase PAP2 family protein, translating to MRYAPPATVYGLDLLGVKSKHSFRDRTFIFVKANVLALAIAFPLKGLTKVRRPDDSNSASFPSIHTTQAFVGATFMHKELGYKSVWYSIGGYTVATATGVYRILNNKHWLSDVLVGAAVGIFSTNLVYLTHHYKGRKEKKFSSVFAPSIYKGSYGMSCTIFIH from the coding sequence ATGCGCTATGCGCCGCCAGCCACTGTGTATGGCCTGGACTTGCTCGGAGTTAAAAGTAAACATTCATTTCGAGATAGAACGTTTATTTTCGTAAAGGCCAACGTATTGGCTTTAGCAATAGCCTTTCCTTTAAAAGGACTTACTAAAGTCCGTAGACCTGATGATAGTAATTCAGCTTCATTCCCTTCTATTCATACTACTCAAGCTTTTGTGGGAGCTACGTTTATGCATAAAGAGCTGGGCTACAAGAGTGTTTGGTATTCAATAGGTGGATATACAGTGGCTACCGCTACTGGTGTTTACAGAATATTGAACAACAAACATTGGCTTTCTGATGTACTTGTTGGCGCGGCAGTGGGTATATTCTCTACTAATCTGGTGTATCTTACTCATCACTATAAAGGACGCAAGGAGAAGAAATTCTCATCGGTATTTGCTCCGTCTATTTATAAAGGTAGTTATGGGATGTCTTGCACCATTTTTATACACTAA
- a CDS encoding DUF7218 family protein, producing MSKDHGPSIKNDEQYEELRKQGMSKQKAARIANTENSGEKGGKAKPYEERTKEDLMKQARKIGIEGRSTMNKEELIKALRNN from the coding sequence ATGAGCAAAGATCATGGACCGTCAATTAAGAACGACGAACAATACGAAGAGCTTCGAAAGCAAGGTATGAGCAAGCAAAAAGCTGCTCGAATAGCCAACACTGAAAACTCCGGTGAAAAAGGAGGAAAAGCTAAACCCTACGAAGAGAGAACTAAGGAAGACCTGATGAAACAGGCCAGAAAAATAGGTATTGAAGGAAGAAGTACAATGAACAAGGAGGAGCTTATAAAAGCCCTAAGAAATAACTAA
- the ung gene encoding uracil-DNA glycosylase, whose translation MNVKIADSWKNKLSQEFDKPYFLELVEFVKKEYQQHTVYPPGKEIFNAFDHCSFEDTRVVIIGQDPYHGLGQANGLCFSVRDGIRKPPSLVNIFKEINAETGKPIPDSGNLERWAEQGVLLLNATLTVRANTAGSHQNKGWEEFTDAVIKTVSEEKDGVVFLLWGSYAQNKGSIIDENKHCVLKSAHPSPFAAHRGFFGNEHFNKTNEYLQAKGKRVINW comes from the coding sequence ATGAATGTAAAAATTGCCGATTCATGGAAAAATAAGTTGAGCCAGGAGTTTGATAAACCTTATTTCCTTGAATTAGTGGAATTTGTGAAGAAAGAATATCAACAACACACGGTATATCCACCTGGTAAAGAGATTTTTAATGCCTTTGATCACTGTAGCTTTGAAGATACACGAGTGGTAATAATAGGTCAGGATCCGTATCATGGACTTGGACAAGCCAATGGTCTTTGTTTCTCAGTAAGAGATGGGATACGCAAACCTCCTTCACTGGTAAATATCTTTAAAGAGATCAATGCAGAAACAGGTAAGCCTATACCGGATTCAGGTAATTTAGAAAGATGGGCCGAGCAAGGTGTATTACTTCTGAATGCTACGCTTACAGTTAGGGCAAATACTGCTGGTTCTCATCAAAATAAAGGTTGGGAAGAGTTTACTGATGCTGTAATCAAAACGGTGTCAGAGGAGAAAGATGGGGTAGTGTTCTTACTTTGGGGTTCGTATGCCCAAAATAAGGGCAGCATTATAGATGAAAATAAACACTGCGTTTTAAAATCAGCGCACCCTTCACCATTTGCAGCGCACAGAGGTTTTTTTGGAAATGAACATTTCAATAAAACCAATGAATACCTTCAGGCTAAAGGCAAGCGGGTAATTAACTGGTGA
- a CDS encoding response regulator: MVNLTSLIIAEDDADDRLLIEDAMNDNDIPSDCIEFVDDGDKLIEKLAEFKDKPVIVFLDLNMPRKDGRQALKEIKEEDQFKHIPIIIFSTSSNEEDIKTSYKHGVNTYFTKPSKYSELVEIIATVKSYWWDKASYIC; this comes from the coding sequence ATGGTAAACCTTACATCCCTAATTATTGCAGAGGATGATGCGGACGATAGATTGCTCATTGAGGATGCCATGAATGATAATGACATTCCCAGTGATTGCATCGAGTTCGTTGACGACGGTGACAAACTTATAGAGAAGCTGGCGGAGTTTAAAGATAAACCTGTTATAGTTTTCCTTGATTTGAATATGCCGCGTAAGGATGGCAGACAAGCCTTAAAAGAAATAAAGGAAGAGGATCAATTCAAGCACATTCCGATCATAATCTTTTCAACATCATCTAACGAGGAGGATATTAAAACATCATATAAGCATGGTGTGAATACCTACTTTACAAAGCCTTCAAAGTACAGTGAGTTGGTAGAAATTATAGCCACAGTAAAATCTTACTGGTGGGATAAAGCCTCTTACATCTGCTAA
- the apaG gene encoding Co2+/Mg2+ efflux protein ApaG has translation MVTEITKGIKVSVEAEYQPGYSSPSQYHYVFTYRVTIENQNDNTIQLLSRHWHISDAGYKNREVEGEGVVGQQPIMEPTQYHQYVSGCNLKSGIGKMWGVFIMERIVDGHRFEVAIPEFHMIAPFKLN, from the coding sequence ATGGTTACAGAAATTACTAAAGGAATAAAGGTGAGCGTGGAAGCTGAATATCAGCCCGGATACTCAAGTCCCAGTCAGTATCATTATGTTTTTACTTACCGGGTAACCATTGAAAATCAGAATGATAACACCATTCAACTACTGAGCAGACATTGGCACATTAGCGATGCTGGTTATAAAAACAGAGAAGTAGAAGGAGAAGGCGTAGTAGGTCAGCAACCGATCATGGAGCCTACCCAGTATCATCAATATGTTTCTGGATGTAATCTTAAATCCGGCATTGGTAAGATGTGGGGTGTGTTCATTATGGAGAGAATTGTAGATGGCCATAGGTTCGAAGTAGCGATACCTGAGTTTCATATGATAGCGCCGTTTAAACTGAATTAA